Genomic window (Macrobrachium nipponense isolate FS-2020 chromosome 35, ASM1510439v2, whole genome shotgun sequence):
AGCAAAGAAAACGTTTCCTAAGTAATCGTTTGGATTCCTTAAGGAAACGTTTTCTATGGCAAGGGCGTGACCTTCATCGCTCCTCTCCAAGATCCTTCATATTCCATCTACACCGTCCTTCACTCTTAGGCCACGACGCGGACGAAGGGAGCCTGAAGACCGAATCCGTAGCCGTGGACGCCGAGGCCAAGGGCGTTGTAGGCAAGAGGGGAGCCAACCACGTGGGTTCCTCCGACCACAGCGTTCTTCAGGAGGGGAGCTCCGACACCCACGGTGTAGGGAGCACCAGCAACGAAGGGGGCACCAGCAACCACGGGGGCGTGCAGACCGAAGGCGCCGTAGGGCAGAGTGTTGGTGTAGAAGGGTGAGAGGCGTCCGTCCAGTCCAGACAAGTATCCGCTGTAGGTGGAAAGGGCACCGTCCAGGTCGGTGTCAGGGGCAGCTTCGGCACGGGCGGCAGCAGCGTCGAAGGCAGCCTGGAAGTTGGCCTTGGCGGCAGCCACTTCTTCGGTGTCAGCAACGGGTGCGGGAGCGCCTTCGGGAACCACTACTTCAGGGACTGCGTCAGcggcggctgctgctgctgccgagtCATAAAGGGCCTTGAATTCTGCCTTGGCTTTCGCCACTTCCTCTGTGTCGGACACTGGCTCAGGGGCGACGTCCGTTGGAAGGGCGGCGGCGAAGGACACGCCCACCAAAGCGAGAATTACCTGATGGATGAGAGAGACCATGAACTAACAAACGAACCTTACAAAGGATAGAAACCAGGATTCCGAATAGCGCAagacacagagaaaaaaaataataaacaaaaaaggataCATGAATAATAGAGAAGCAAATAGGCAAGAATAAGAAACACGCAAATTAACACGAAGGATACTTTATCTACAGCACGAATATCATGTGTGTTAACGAAGGGTAAATCCATACTTGAGAGTCGACAGAATTCGAGCCATATTTTATAACAGgtgaaatatcaaaatatttgttGGTATTTTCACTCCCCAAATGATGATGAGAAGGCCAATCACTAttaagcaacaacaacagcaacaataatactATTGTGATATCATGAGTCGATCAGTAGAGTATctttttcttctccatcttcgtctTTTATACTGAAGTATTAAGATACAACTTTGTTTACTTCATGCAAAGCTAAGAAACCAAGACAGATTGCCTCCCAAAAAGAAAACCTGGTCACAGCAAGATAAGGAAAGATGAGTTAACATGTTTCAAGATGCTTTGAAGAAAAGATCCGAGACTAGCACACTAGTTAAACGTCTACTTCAGTAATCAATCTAAAAACGAGTATATGCACTGAAGCCACAAAGAAGTTACAGTGATTTATACCTTAGACGAAATAGGAAGGAAAAATTGACACGAAATCTGAAAACAGATGCAAACTTGTCACCGTAACGATCAAAAACATTTGAGAATGTGTATGTCAAAGAGGAACAGCCTTTCACTGAGCATATATACTTGGGAAGGTGGTCAGAAAAGTTATCTTTAGCCCTGCATGCATTTTTAGCAATTGTGTTTAGTCACAAAAAAAGGAGGAACACAGTACTTGAGTTCGAGCTAAAGTATTACTAAGGCAAACAGAGATAGAAAAGATGTGCAGCTGACAAAGACAACGAATActaataattgagagagagagagagagagagagagagagagagagagagaagagagagagagagagaaatttctataTGATCTATAAGTTAAAACAAGTAATCAACAAACAATAAGTTAAAGCAAGTAATCAACGAACAGAGACTGAGATTCAATGAACGTAATCTGTTACTTAGgagaaagagaaatacaaaatatcttAAGAAACTATTACTCACGAAGAGCTTCATGTCTGAACTTGAGGGGGTTCTGTGAGCTATTGTGCCGATTCCAATGCAACCTACTGTTTATATACATTTCCAATCACTCCCTCCCTCACATCCTCCTCAACAACAAAAcacttatgaataaaaaaaaagacactcgaGCGAGGAACACGCCCATTTTTGTTGAGTCTGATCTGGCAGGGTGTCTTTTGTTGCCAAGATCTCTAAAATTCCAAGTTCATCCTTTTCGTGTTTGGATTATCCGTTGTTTTGATCTGCAATAAAaagatatagtatatcatatatataataagaaagacAGAAATTCGGAAACGACAACAGACAGTATGTGGCAGTTTCCAAGCGGACGACCTCGGCTGAGGCAGGGTGTGGTCCAAGAGGCGATCTTCATTAGCTTTCTtgaagagcagcagcagcaggaggaggacGAGTCCCCAAAAACTCTTCTTGGGACCTTTACCTCCGTCGACTGTCTCCGTTTTTTGTCGGCGTCGTCGGCGATCGGATGCATCCTTTGCCTACGAACTTCGGACGGATCTTTCTAAGGTTACCTGGTTTTTGCGCGTCTCATCAGCATCCGAAATGGGGCTCCTCTTCTGTCTGGAGGTGATGCGATCCGTTTCAGCATGGGACAGAAGAGCGCCTCTTTGATAAGGCAACTTTCCCACCCGTTAATATGCTCCATTTATCGGCAATGACTAGTAGCTACTTCCCATAGTCAGTGCTTGGAAACTTGAAGAGGGCCTTAGGAATCTCGCATCAGCGGCAATGGTTCACTCTAAGGCCTGGGAACTCCACATGGGGACATTTAACACGTTcccaatagtttccttttaatcCTAGTTTCCACCAATCGTATAACGCGTTGCCACAAAACATGCCACcatgcaaagaaatattttttctttgatttaaaaACTGGATTCGTGTGCCTTCGTTAAGGTGGTGTCACATGAATACGAGTAAATCAATCTTCACGCTAAAATTGGCCAGTTGACGCCGTTTGGCGAGGAAACACCGAATTATAGCAGAAAACGTGATGGTGGTCGTGTTTGAAGCATAATTCATACGGAGCCTTTTCTTAGATATGTCCGACATTTTAGTTTATCATTTGTGCAAATTagcgagttaatttttttcttcagcgtGGGAAGGTGACACGTTCAACTCATATGAACACAGTCGTACAGAAACAATGAACAAATCACCAAGAAATACGTATAACTACTCACACTGAAAACAACGGCGAGTTTTGCAAAACTTGGCTTATCGTTAACTAATCGTGTTTTTAAACAGTACTTACTAGAAGTGAAATGAAGGAGATTGATCGAAGCATCCAAGCACCTCTAGGGAGAGTGAAGCCACAAAACCAAGTACCTGATTCTTTGCCACTGCAGTCTTCTTGTGGATGGAGTTTGCTTGAACATTAACAATGTTCTCGAAACTTAAAAAACAATCCTTGGGAGTAAGAGCATACAGATATAAAtttctatgtatatacacactcgcacacacacacacatatatatatacatttatatatacattaagattTTATAATGATACTAGAAATACTGATGGCAGGAAAATTTCCAGATTTTCAGAGAAAAGAGAAAACGTATGCATACAGACCTGTAAGATTACCTATCAAGAGGAAACGGGCGAATATGAATGTTATCAAGAGATAAAATAAGTACACTTGAACacgcacaaaataaataaaatggtttaACAATTACAGATGACAAATGTACTACTGCATCACATCACTAAGACATATAGAAGTTTTTGCTTAGTTTCTTAACACTGGACGAGTCAAATTTTGGAGTATTTGCTTAACTCAGTATcgagtgaaaaataaatattcaataaaacagTACTTAGAAGTATTGAGGCAAGAGACCATTTGGGTAAAAAGTATCACCGgcataaaccaaaataaaaaaaattaaaacagaaaagaatctACCGCAAAAATTTACAAGACTAATTAAAAAGAATCAAccctaacaaaaaacaaacatgtaacaaatgcgccgaggtttcttcggcgcaatcgagttttctgtacatcatataatgctgtaagaaactcttAGCCACAGCCAATAAAACTATCAGCAGCGTCCCCTGGTACTTTctgccacggcccggtggtagcctgtatTGCTCGCACCTATAGCAGTGTCATACGCAAGATCATAGCTAACTTTTagcattaaattaaataaaaactactgagactagaggactgcaatttggcatATTTAacgattgaagggtggatgatcaacataccaatttgcggccctctagcctcagtaatttttaagatctgagggtgggcaGAAAAAGTGGGGACAAATAGGcattcaaaagttttcttttacagacaactagaacctaaaataaataaataaacaaactcagACTTCCAGTCACGTAAGGATGCGGTAATGGTGGGAAAACAAATACTTCAACCAGGCCTCCATGTTTCCCATCTGTCTTGTTCGTCCTTGTTCTTCGCGAGATCTGGAACAGACACCCGGGTCTTCTGGCAGGTGTACGTGCCAAGAGTACACTGTACATTACCGAAATAACCACGCCTTTACTGCAGTAACACGCATGCAGTGTAAACTGTTCAGcaagggcatctctctctctctctctctctctctcctcct
Coding sequences:
- the LOC135208640 gene encoding larval cuticle protein F1-like; this translates as MKLFVILALVGVSFAAALPTDVAPEPVSDTEEVAKAKAEFKALYDSAAAAAAADAVPEVVVPEGAPAPVADTEEVAAAKANFQAAFDAAAARAEAAPDTDLDGALSTYSGYLSGLDGRLSPFYTNTLPYGAFGLHAPVVAGAPFVAGAPYTVGVGAPLLKNAVVGGTHVVGSPLAYNALGLGVHGYGFGLQAPFVRVVA